From Dasypus novemcinctus isolate mDasNov1 chromosome 8, mDasNov1.1.hap2, whole genome shotgun sequence, the proteins below share one genomic window:
- the IFNE gene encoding interferon epsilon → MINKHFFEIVLVLLASSTLFSLELKLVLFQQRQVNRESLKLLNKLHTSIQQCLPHRKNFLLPQESMNPYQYQKGHAVAILHEMLQQIFNLFREKLSLAIWEESQVEKFLIELHQQLEHLEALIRQEPELKSDTLDSETFRLQVKTYFRRIRDYLENQEYSSCAWTIVHVEINRCLFLFTDSQES, encoded by the coding sequence ATGATTAATAAGCACTTCTTTGAAATTGTGTTGGTGCTGCTGGCCTCTTCCACCCTCTTCTCCCTGGAACTGAAATTGGTTCTCTTTCAGCAAAGACAAGTGAATAGAGAGAGTTTAAAACTCTTGAATAAATTGCACACTTCAATTCAGCAGTGTCTACCACACAGGAAAAACTTTCTGCTTCCCCAGGAGTCTATGAATCCTTACCAGTACCAGAAGGGACACGCAGTGGCCATTCTTCATGAGATGCTTCAGCAGATCTTCAACCTCTTCAGGGAAAAGTTGTCTTTAGCCATTTGGGAGGAAAGCCAGGTGGAGAAGTTCCTCATTGAGCTTCATCAACAGTTGGAACACCTAGAGGCACTCATAAGACAGGAACCAGAGCTGAAAAGTGACACCTTGGATAGTGAGACTTTCAGATTGCAGGTTAAAACATACTTTCGAAGGATCCGTGACTACCTGGAAAACCAAGAATACAGCAGCTGTGCCTGGACCATTGTCCACGTAGAAATCAACCGGTGCCTGTTTTTGTTTACAGACTCACAGGAAAGCTGA